A region from the Drosophila mauritiana strain mau12 chromosome 2L, ASM438214v1, whole genome shotgun sequence genome encodes:
- the LOC117135236 gene encoding uncharacterized protein LOC117135236 isoform X9 — MKYSTSRLNILCLLGLCLLLFKTEPIEAQNKRTSRVTSSRSFGTNVKTDNSNGPSFDCPEEFGYYPHPSDCTQYYVCVFGGALLESCTGGLMYSHDLQTCDWPRNVGCELADTSSERNIAQSQVQRQREPHAQHVPSRIRFGAAFSSQGGTQKTATVPPQYHRSPPQVIQAQVQNIPPPPPELRVSPNPVITSRGQPKPLIDSQEDIAKLYADAQESLPPVEEEESDRQQRVYRGQPSTVSQVQRDRDGIIHQASINSIPQTGKIGSYAFGTAYSKSLQDDQTLELSYNRLDESRRRKRRDLSAQPTKVTEEKYHNDTNCSREVLEHASPTELSVSTETSKTSQERLNDGAPANGRMRKYSSKIRQLKSENAMEFDYKEIPGEDSQLMDGYEDEDDVATGESKRRPRQLRPISHTSLKWPVQNYRAIDSPALPQVSQQTGYSFGSYNPYLTPPNTNPVHNQQPHGNPNYNHLPGYHSYVHQQHQLASAGPLSQKKHKLPYTGYNLSLPPPPLEDDFRPIAGSYYEAAGAAQTSPPSPNSKQHHSNAGDLLPFLIQQLKELKEQRKHLQSDNYAYFRLDNQPMSPVPTHAVTPVPTISTTYYSPVDASKLSQQVTPNGQYSTMGGFYNNQKPGKASFNPNYPGKLVSQYSIASNGHDSTTESNYFQYNIVANQKMKGVFSTAPPNQIGHSAVKVRPPVTPLQVTQSINVVSAPNLTYKIPNGLQQAPFALLPEGISYASNSTIPESYQTFTKSVSTSATVLSDVPTTTPKSKLTNFQFNINEFMANLKESDLSSVNPAVNPLIKYFKELSTDNNGNINLHNPLVNRRPVTGSTSTLNSTATTTQVDITPNTPAYKKRIKPDPTLPTQSTPTPIRILKGYEHFIKGIQNQLNSRNSSQSTVYNTSTTLIRMPTTTTIKSVDYYDEDYEEDEDILPPSQMPPYMPVSETMAPPRRHLATARPNTESPGKGPASFQTGFLEATTTRRPFPTFTQVNQAGAEADVPSFISFPSDIFQELKQRLPKLPEPNAPQSSTKVFTTPRSVRPTSHPRPISSSTEQQSTRVRYTTIRPRIRGQQKWKTTSPVQEQKEINSHTENSAVVLNSSKQSNPGGLPLNSIHAGSSPERHRDLEYHQQQSQEQQKPPTPQYQSAVRQQQAHPTYRPLELPATPKPPPYENQPAYNTDYDEDINGQIEQDNAYDQPTRSPQRAEHVAIQKLDTRASHSSTVTLTTTASPPEVLTYYETLTTPYAPKRGSSDYAYGSAEDNDQRDRLLTEVKSRPHTGSEDFDLIANVVGHTDKNTATPPTRSQKTKSTPPHNGSQKPGRSSNTTTHAVTFTQSSTITTTSTFPPTTTKKLTRNNNRNRGSAMYSNQDRDLISTPNRGTHPPRTRPTLKPSGIIVSKAQEFVDIYRYPPSRPDPIYPQPTPDKTAAKCRKDVCLLPDCYCGGKDIPGELPAESIPQIVLLTFDDSVNDLNKQLYTDLFEKGRVNPNGCPITATFYVSHEWTDYSQVQNLYADGHEMASHTVSHSFGEQFSQKKWTREIAGQREILAAYGGVKMSDVRGMRAPFLSVGGNKMYKMLYDSNFTYDSSMPVYENRPPSWPYTLDYKIFHDCMIPPCPTRSYPGVWQVPMVMWQDLNGGRCSMGDACSNPSDADGVTKMIMKNFERHYTTNRAPFGLFYHAAWFTQPHHKEGFIKFLDAINAMQDVWIITNWQALQWVRDPTPISRINSFQPFQCDYSDRPKRCNNPKVCNLWHKSGVRYMKTCQPCPDIYPWTGKSGIRSSRIDNEVEEPAA; from the exons ATGAAGTATTCAACAAGTCGACTAAACATTCTGTGCCTGCTGGGATTGTGCCTACTGCTTTTTAAAACAG AACCCATAgaggcacaaaacaaaagaaccTCACGCGTAACCAGCTCCCGCAGCTTCGGGACCAACGTCAAGACCGACAACTCCAATGGCCCCAGCTTCGACTGCCCTGAGGAGTTCGGGTACTATCCGCACCCATCAGATTGCACCCAATACTACGTGTGCGTCTTTGGAGGAGCGCTGCTTGAAAGTTGCACTGGCGGGTTGATGTACTCGCACGACCTACAGACCTGCGACTGGCCGCGAAACGTCGGCTGCGAGTTGGCGGACACATCCTCCGAGCGCAACATTGCACAAAGCCAGGTCCAGAGGCAAAGAGAACCCCATGCACAGCACGTACCAAGCCGAATACGCTTTGGAGCCGCTTTCAGCAGTCAGGGTGGCACACAGAAGACGGCCACGGTGCCGCCACAGTACCATCGTTCTCCACCCCAGGTAATACAGGCACAGGTGCAGAATATACCGCCTCCCCCACCGGAACTGCGAGTGTCACCAAACCCGGTAATCACGTCGCGTGGTCAACCAAAACCGCTGATCGACTCCCAGGAGGACATTGCAAAG CTGTATGCCGATGCGCAGGAATCGTTGCCGCCTGTGGAAGAAGAGGAGTCCGACCGTCAGCAGAGAGTGTATCGAGGCCAACCCAGTACCGTTAGTCAAGTTCAACGCGATCGCGATGGTATTATTCACCAAGCTAGTATCAATTCTATTCCTCAAACTGGAAAAATCGGATCTTACGCTTTTGGGACCGCCTATAG CAAAAGCCTGCAGGACGACCAGACGCTCGAACTGTCCTACAACCGACTTGATGAAAGTAGGCGACGCAAACGCCGCGACCTTAGTGCCCAGCCGACAAAAGTTACAGAAGAAAAATATCACAACGACACAAATTGTTCAAGGGAAGTGTTGGAGCATGCTAGCCCTACCGAGCTTTCTGTTTCTACTGAGACTTCAAAAACTTCACAAGAACGCTTAAACGATGGTGCGCCGGCAAATGGTAGGATGCGTAAATACTCTTCAAAAATACGTCAGCTAAAAAGCGAGAACGCAATGGAATTCGACTACAAAGAAATTCCTGGCGAAGACAGCCAGTTAATGGATGGATATGAAGACGAGGATGATGTGGCCACGGGTGAGTCGAAGAGACGACCACGCCAGCTGCGACCTATTTCACATACATCACTGAAGTGGCCGGTACAAAACTACCGCGCCATTGACTCACCCGCCCTCCCGCAGGTTTCTCAGCAAACGGGATACAGCTTTGGAAGTTATAATCCATACCTCACACCTCCCAATACCAATCCTGTCCACAATCAACAGCCGCACGGCAACCCTAACTACAATCATCTACCCGGATACCACTCATACGTGCATCAGCAACATCAATTGGCTTCTGCTGGGCCACTCTCTCAGAAAAAGCACAAATTGCCTTATACCGGATACAATCTTTCGTTGCCCCCACCGCCGCTGGAGGATGACTTTCGTCCCATAGCTGGTAGCTACTACGAAGCTGCCGGTGCAGCTCAAACTAGTCCTCCTTCGCCCAACAGCAAACAGCACCATTCTAACGCTGGCGACCTGCTCCCTTTTCTGATACAACAGTTGAAGGAGCTAAAAGAACAGCGCAAGCACCTTCAGAGTGATAACTATGCGTACTTCCGTCTGGACAATCAGCCAATGAGTCCGGTACCCACTCACGCAGTCACACCCGTACCTACAATTAGCACCACTTACTACTCCCCAGTAGACGCGTCCAAGCTCTCACAACAGGTTACACCAAATGGTCAATACAGCACAATGGGCGGATTCTACAACAACCAAAAACCGGGTAAAGCCTCCTTTAATCCCAACTATCCCGGGAAGTTGGTATCCCAGTATAGTATCGCCTCTAACGGACATGATAGCACGACGGAGAGCAACTACTTTCAGTACAACATTGTTGCTAACCAGAAAATGAAGGGTGTCTTTAGCACAGCTCCTCCAAACCAGATCGGTCATTCTGCAGTTAAAGTTCGGCCCCCAGTCACGCCGCTTCAGGTGACTCAGAGTATTAACGTGGTATCTGCCCCAAATTTGACCTACAAAATACCTAATGGTCTGCAGCAAGCCCCATTTGCTCTTCTTCCCGAAGGCATTAGTTacgccagcaacagcaccaTTCCAGAATCCTACCAAACTTTCACTAAATCTGTCAGCACATCAGCAACAGTGCTTTCCGATGTGCCTACTACAACGCCTAAGTCAAAACTGACAAACTTTCAGTTTAACATCAACGAGTTCATGGCCAATCTTAAGGAAAGCGATTTGTCCAGTGTCAACCCGGCTGTTAATCCGttgataaaatatttcaaagagcttAGTACTGACAATAAcggaaatataaatttacaCAATCCGCTGGTTAATCGTCGCCCCGTAACTGGGAGTACCAGCACCTTGAACAGCACAGCTACGACCACCCAGGTAGACATCACGCCGAACACACCAGCGTACAAAAAACGCATAAAACCCGATCCGACACTTCCCACGCAGAGCACTCCGACTCCCATAAGGATACTGAAAGGCTACGAACATTTTATTAAGGGCATACAGAATCAACTCAACTCGCGGAACTCTAGCCAAAGCACTGTCTACAACACATCAACCACTTTAATACGAATGCCAACCACCACGACCATCAAGAGTGTCGATTATTATGACGAGGATTACGAAGAGGATGAAGACATATTGCCTCCGTCTCAAATGCCCCCTTATATGCCAGTGTCCGAGACCATGGCCCCTCCCCGCCGACATTTAGCTACAGCAAGGCCCAATACTGAATCGCCAGGAAAAGGTCCAGCCAGTTTCCAGACGGGTTTTCTGGAGGCAACAACAACTCGACGTCCGTTTCCCACCTTCACCCAGGTGAATCAAGCCGGTGCTGAAGCCGACGTGCCCTCATTCATTAGCTTTCCTAGTGACATCTTCCAAGAACTAAAGCAGCGGCTGCCCAAGCTCCCGGAACCAAATGCCCCACAATCCAGTACCAAAGTATTCACAACTCCACGCAGTGTGCGCCCAACCTCCCATCCAAGGCCTATCTCCTCCAGTACAGAACAGCAGTCAACTCGCGTGCGTTATACAACTATCCGACCACGCATAAGAGGACAACAAAAATGGAAGACGACGTCACCAGTCCAAGAACAAAAGGAAATAAATAGTCATACCGAAAACAGTGCCGTTGTCTTAAACTCAAGCAAGCAGAGCAACCCGGGCGGCCTTCCACTAAACTCAATACATGCCGGCTCAAGCCCAGAAAGACACAG GGATCTAGAGTACCATCAGCAACAGTCACAGGAGCAGCAGAAACCACCTACGCCGCAGTATCAGTCGGCAGTTCGCCAACAGCAGGCCCACCCAACCTACCGTCCCTTAGAGCTCCCCGCCACTCCGAAGCCCCCCCCTTACGAAAACCAGCCAGCGTACAATACAGACTACGATGAGGATATTAATGGTCAG ATTGAACAGGATAATGCGTACGATCAGCCAACACGTTCTCCTCAAAG GGCAGAACATGTGGCCATACAAAAACTGGATACCCGAGCCAGCCACTCGAGCACTGTCACTCTAACAACGACAGCATCCCCACCGGAAGTACTCACATACTACGAAACGTTGACCACACCCTATGCTCCGAAGCGCGGGTCTAGCGACTACGCCTATGGGTCGGCAGAAGACAATGACCAGAGGGATCGTTTACTAACCGAAGTCAAGTCTAGGCCCCATACCGGTAGCGAAGACTTTGACCTAATTGCCAATGTTGTGGGTCATACCGACAAGAACACCGCGACTCCACCAACACGATCGCAAAAAACGAAATCGACACCGCCACATAACGGAAGCCAGAAGCCAGGAAGGAGTTCCAACACCACAACACATGCTGTTACGTTCACGCAGTCCTCAACAATAACAACCACATCCACATTTCCTCCAACGACAACAAAAAAACTTACAAG aaacaacaacaggaaCCGGGGCAGTGCCATGTACAGTAATCAGGATCGAGACTTAATATCCACTCCCAACCGCGGAACTCATCCTCC ACGAACGCGGCCAACGCTTAAGCCATCGGGAATAATTGTATCAAAGGCTCAAGAGTTTGTGGATATATACCGTTACCCACCGTCCCGCCCTGACCCAATTTACCCACAGCCTACGCCAGATAAAACGGCAGCCAAATGCCGAAAGGACGTATGCCTTTTGCCTGACTGCTATTGCGGAGGAAAGGATATTCCTG GCGAGCTACCTGCTGAAAGCATTCCTCAGATCGTTCTCTTGACCTTTGACGATTCCGTTAATGACCTAAACAAGCAGTTGTACACGGATCTTTTTGAGAAAGGTCGCGTCAATCCAAACGGCTGTCCCATCACAGCCACTTTTTACGTTTCCCACGAGTGGACTGACTACAGTCAAGTGCAGAATCTTTACGCCGATGGACATGAAATGGCTTCGCATACAGTTTC TCACAGCTTTGGCGAGCAGTTCTCCCAGAAGAAGTGGACTCGTGAAATTGCCGGACAGCGTGAGATCCTTGCTGCGTATGGCGGTGTCAAGATGTCGGATGTTCGAGGCATGCGTGCTCCTTTCCTGTCGGTGGGCGGAaacaaaatgtacaaaatGCTGTACGACTCAAACTTCACTTACGACTCTTCCATGCCTGTCTACGAGAACCGACCACCCTCCTGGCCCTACACGCTCGACTACAAGATATTCCACGACTGCATGATTCCGCCTTGCCCGACCCGTTCTTATCCTGGGGTTTGGCAGGTACCCATGGTCATGTGGCAGGACCTTAACGGAGGCCGCTGTTCTATGGGCGATGCCTGTTCCAACCCCAGTGATGCAGATGGAGTGACAAAAATGATTATGAAGAACTTTGAACGTCATTACACTACAAACAG AGCACCATTTGGCTTGTTTTACCACGCTGCATGGTTTACCCAGCCCCATCACAAAGAGGGCTTTATTAAATTTCTCGATGCCATCAATGCAATGCAAGATGTGTGGATTATAACCAACTGGCAAGCACTACAATGGGTGCGAGACCCTACACCGATATCACGCATCAACTCATTCCAACCATTTCAGTGCGATTATTCG GATCGGCCCAAACGCTGCAACAACCCAAAAGTGTGTAATTTGTGGCACAAATCCGGCGTCCGGTACATGAAAACGTGTCAGCCATGCCCCGACATTTACCCCTGGACTGGAAAATCTGGAATCCGATCTTCCCGAATCGATAATGAAGTTGAAGAGCCGGCGGCGTAA
- the LOC117135236 gene encoding mucin-5AC isoform X6: MKYSTSRLNILCLLGLCLLLFKTEPIEAQNKRTSRVTSSRSFGTNVKTDNSNGPSFDCPEEFGYYPHPSDCTQYYVCVFGGALLESCTGGLMYSHDLQTCDWPRNVGCELADTSSERNIAQSQVQRQREPHAQHVPSRIRFGAAFSSQGGTQKTATVPPQYHRSPPQVIQAQVQNIPPPPPELRVSPNPVITSRGQPKPLIDSQEDIAKLYADAQESLPPVEEEESDRQQRVYRGQPSTVSQVQRDRDGIIHQASINSIPQTGKIGSYAFGTAYRDLEYHQQQSQEQQKPPTPQYQSAVRQQQAHPTYRPLELPATPKPPPYENQPAYNTDYDEDINGQIEQDNAYDQPTRSPQRAEHVAIQKLDTRASHSSTVTLTTTASPPEVLTYYETLTTPYAPKRGSSDYAYGSAEDNDQRDRLLTEVKSRPHTGSEDFDLIANVVGHTDKNTATPPTRSQKTKSTPPHNGSQKPGRSSNTTTHAVTFTQSSTITTTSTFPPTTTKKLTSSKAHANKPYKQHIPESKTTTKASSTSHTTATSSTPFPNHLTYNSNPFLQSKLQQVAKSLARVVQSSQPRINFTGYPQAQNLSNSPQQSTSSESVPDQDSARITSLIPPPTTTQRPLVKDNSGNSSPDNVESAFEKSHTINQTVDPPKSRSFETTTSSKFLDFINAAAYGTSPSGIRLNEVPDNLVNRDIPFRENDNAFDSSSRNTEPQPKRFQKYVDSDVPPQSFKVPTKGVMRAPTEEMESTSTNRPSKPLQYSLQSGSKGFSLHMEPMITKTKSFSTSTTTTSPTTLADLFQKFVDIKPTTYAPPLLVWRSGRPIIQQAHHRPTVATFSTSTSVTETTSPPTTSKNVAESSSTTRDITTSKSAAQPSREQDFLPRAGYLPRSNYFRESPNRVTANPAMHFVSPYKSLENLLHEDRQHHHHQLRTTTRPRYTNAPAFSEFLQTTAKSRKNLFMMASVRNSSKDVLATMETGNARNFSVSDAILSTFSPHRPAPSMLRTTTTTTTTTTMKPPPIEITSTEDSTTVSAIIASSAIHISQSPKPARGRSRYTAATLNSLGDSGDEPTTYAPKLRLLGGYDPIPLPKTKPQRVQVIGNQRSLLGGPTAKPHEKYRALEDTFQAKDLSIGSKNLLSKSLKHKPIENEASVSDEPRAEALISKPLEDRQLNGINEKETAIDYSSTEHVVAITERPTVKFLYSNKYRQQTAEHTLADSLQNSGYITSPNGSSQKFRSPNVLEQLRQFLSGSDSNSNSDESGNSQFVNEYSLPELRSAIGEIKKLYLPTDRPVTTTLKSSTTTLHPNTTPIATLFPIRTKGLSVLPSFNIVTTNSTLTERTTSSTPDFSTPRTLKTPPVSLTTVPTIPTGTATPSSFAPHTARASRVNNDIKSSIAAAALGPSTSTYQPSVSAGKTQKFQIGFATNNKNHQLQKSSINHNGPASSASVKCSDSTLNAKCNEISSRNNNRNRGSAMYSNQDRDLISTPNRGTHPPRTRPTLKPSGIIVSKAQEFVDIYRYPPSRPDPIYPQPTPDKTAAKCRKDVCLLPDCYCGGKDIPGELPAESIPQIVLLTFDDSVNDLNKQLYTDLFEKGRVNPNGCPITATFYVSHEWTDYSQVQNLYADGHEMASHTVSHSFGEQFSQKKWTREIAGQREILAAYGGVKMSDVRGMRAPFLSVGGNKMYKMLYDSNFTYDSSMPVYENRPPSWPYTLDYKIFHDCMIPPCPTRSYPGVWQVPMVMWQDLNGGRCSMGDACSNPSDADGVTKMIMKNFERHYTTNRAPFGLFYHAAWFTQPHHKEGFIKFLDAINAMQDVWIITNWQALQWVRDPTPISRINSFQPFQCDYSDRPKRCNNPKVCNLWHKSGVRYMKTCQPCPDIYPWTGKSGIRSSRIDNEVEEPAA; this comes from the exons ATGAAGTATTCAACAAGTCGACTAAACATTCTGTGCCTGCTGGGATTGTGCCTACTGCTTTTTAAAACAG AACCCATAgaggcacaaaacaaaagaaccTCACGCGTAACCAGCTCCCGCAGCTTCGGGACCAACGTCAAGACCGACAACTCCAATGGCCCCAGCTTCGACTGCCCTGAGGAGTTCGGGTACTATCCGCACCCATCAGATTGCACCCAATACTACGTGTGCGTCTTTGGAGGAGCGCTGCTTGAAAGTTGCACTGGCGGGTTGATGTACTCGCACGACCTACAGACCTGCGACTGGCCGCGAAACGTCGGCTGCGAGTTGGCGGACACATCCTCCGAGCGCAACATTGCACAAAGCCAGGTCCAGAGGCAAAGAGAACCCCATGCACAGCACGTACCAAGCCGAATACGCTTTGGAGCCGCTTTCAGCAGTCAGGGTGGCACACAGAAGACGGCCACGGTGCCGCCACAGTACCATCGTTCTCCACCCCAGGTAATACAGGCACAGGTGCAGAATATACCGCCTCCCCCACCGGAACTGCGAGTGTCACCAAACCCGGTAATCACGTCGCGTGGTCAACCAAAACCGCTGATCGACTCCCAGGAGGACATTGCAAAG CTGTATGCCGATGCGCAGGAATCGTTGCCGCCTGTGGAAGAAGAGGAGTCCGACCGTCAGCAGAGAGTGTATCGAGGCCAACCCAGTACCGTTAGTCAAGTTCAACGCGATCGCGATGGTATTATTCACCAAGCTAGTATCAATTCTATTCCTCAAACTGGAAAAATCGGATCTTACGCTTTTGGGACCGCCTATAG GGATCTAGAGTACCATCAGCAACAGTCACAGGAGCAGCAGAAACCACCTACGCCGCAGTATCAGTCGGCAGTTCGCCAACAGCAGGCCCACCCAACCTACCGTCCCTTAGAGCTCCCCGCCACTCCGAAGCCCCCCCCTTACGAAAACCAGCCAGCGTACAATACAGACTACGATGAGGATATTAATGGTCAG ATTGAACAGGATAATGCGTACGATCAGCCAACACGTTCTCCTCAAAG GGCAGAACATGTGGCCATACAAAAACTGGATACCCGAGCCAGCCACTCGAGCACTGTCACTCTAACAACGACAGCATCCCCACCGGAAGTACTCACATACTACGAAACGTTGACCACACCCTATGCTCCGAAGCGCGGGTCTAGCGACTACGCCTATGGGTCGGCAGAAGACAATGACCAGAGGGATCGTTTACTAACCGAAGTCAAGTCTAGGCCCCATACCGGTAGCGAAGACTTTGACCTAATTGCCAATGTTGTGGGTCATACCGACAAGAACACCGCGACTCCACCAACACGATCGCAAAAAACGAAATCGACACCGCCACATAACGGAAGCCAGAAGCCAGGAAGGAGTTCCAACACCACAACACATGCTGTTACGTTCACGCAGTCCTCAACAATAACAACCACATCCACATTTCCTCCAACGACAACAAAAAAACTTACAAG CTCGAAAGCGCATGCAAATAAGCCATATAAACAACATATTCCCGAGTCAAAAACAACCACAAAAGCTTCCAGTACCTCTCACACGACCGCGACCAGCTCCACACCTTTTCCTAATCACCTTACTTATAATTCAAATCCTTTTCTCCAATCAAAACTACAACAAGTTGCTAAGTCGTTGGCAAGAGTAGTGCAAAGCAGTCAGCCTAGGATAAATTTCACTGGTTACCCACAAGCTCAAAACCTTTCAAACTCGCCCCAACAGTCCACAAGTTCGGAATCAGTTCCAGACCAAGATTCAGCTCGAATTACTTCCCTAATTCCCCCGCCCACCACCACGCAAAGGCCCCTGGTAAAGGACAACTCCGGTAATAGCAGCCCGGACAACGTTGAAAGTGCCTTTGAAAAGAGTCATACAATTAATCAGACGGTTGATCCGCCGAAGAGTCGCTCCTTTGAAACCACTACATCGTCAAAGTTCCTAGATTTTATTAATGCCGCAGCGTATGGTACAAGCCCGAGTGGCATTCGGCTGAATGAAGTGCCAGATAATCTTGTTAACAGGGATATTCCTTTTCGAGAAAATGACAACGCGTTCGATTCCAGCTCACGGAACACAGAACCACAGCCCAAACGTTTTCAGAAATACGTAGATTCTGATGTACCTCCACAAAGTTTCAAAGTTCCCACAAAGGGTGTAATGAGAGCACCAACAGAAGAAATGGAAAGCACAAGCACAAATCGACCAAGTAAGCCCCTACAATATAGTCTTCAAAGTGGATCAAAAGGTTTTAGCTTGCATATGGAGCCAATGATCACAAAGACGAAGAGTTTTTCCACCAGCACAACCACAACAAGCCCAACAACACTGGCTGACTTATTTCAGAAGTTCGTCGACATCAAACCTACAACATACGCTCCACCACTTCTCGTTTGGCGTAGTGGAAGGCCCATCATTCAACAAGCACATCATAGACCAACAGTCGCAACTTTCAGCACATCTACTAGTGTTACCGAAACTACATCTCCTCCTACAACTTCTAAAAATGTAGCTGAGTCTAGCAGCACTACCAGAGACATTACAACATCAAAATCTGCGGCGCAGCCTAGCCGAGAACAGGATTTTCTACCAAGAGCGGGTTATTTGCCCCGTTCCAATTATTTTAGGGAAAGTCCAAATCGAGTAACAGCCAACCCTGCTATGCATTTTGTCTCACCGTACAAGAGCCTAGAGAACTTGCTTCATGAAGATCGTcagcaccaccatcatcaACTACGGACCACAACTAGACCCCGGTACACAAACGCTCCTGCCTTTTCGGAGTTCCTCCAGACTACGGCAAAGTCACGAAAGAATCTTTTTATGATGGCGTCTGTTAGAAACTCTAGTAAAGATGTTTTGGCCACGATGGAGACAGGAAACGCACGCAACTTTAGTGTCAGCGACGCTATACTAAGCACATTCAGTCCTCACCGTCCTGCTCCAAGTATGCTGCGAACCACTACCACGACTACAACAACTACTACCATGAAACCACCTCCTATAGAAATTACGTCGACTGAAGATTCAACAACCGTTTCTGCCATAATCGCTTCCTCTGCCATCCACATATCACAGTCCCCAAAGCCTGCCCGTGGGCGCTCTCGATACACGGCGGCCACTTTAAACAGTCTCGGGGACAGCGGGGACGAGCCCACGACTTATGCACCCAAGCTTAGATTGCTCGGAGGATATGATCCCATTCCGCTGCCTAAAACCAAGCCCCAACGAGTACAAGTGATCGGCAATCAGAGGTCTTTGTTAGGTGGGCCAACAGCTAAGCCACATGAAAAGTACAGGGCATTAGAGGACACATTTCAAGCCAAAGATCTCTCCATTGGCTCCAAAAATTTACTAAGCAAGTCGCTTAAACATAAACCAATCGAAAATGAAGCCAGCGTTTCGGACGAGCCAAGAGCCGAGGCTTTAATAAGCAAGCCTTTGGAGGACAGGCAACTAAATGGCATTAACGAAAAAGAAACTGCAATAGATTACAGCTCCACCGAACACGTGGTGGCAATAACAGAACGTCCAACTGTCAAGTTCCTTTACTCTAACAAATACCGACAGCAAACGGCGGAGCACACACTAGCAGATAGTCTTCAAAACTCCGGCTACATAACATCGCCTAACGGATCGTCACAGAAGTTCAGATCCCCCAACGTCCTTGAGCAACTGAGGCAATTTCTTTCCGGCAGtgacagcaacagcaatagcgATGAGAGTGGGAATTCCCAATTCGTTAATGAGTATTCACTCCCCGAATTAAGGTCCGCTATCGGTGAAATCAAGAAACTGTACTTACCCACCGACCGGCCAGTAACGACCACTTTAAAATCTAGCACGACGACGTTGCATCCTAATACCACGCCTATTGCCACACTATTTCCAATCCGAACCAAGGGACTATCCGTTTTACCGTCTTTTAACATCGTGACCACTAATTCCACTTTAACAGAAAGAACTACGTCAAGCACTCCTGATTTTAGTACCCCTAGAACCCTCAAAACCCCTCCAGTTTCTCTAACTACCGTCCCCACTATTCCCACTGGTACAGCTACACCCTCCTCATTTGCACCGCACACTGCGCGCGCTTCGAGGGTGAATAATGATATTAAGTCGTCGATTGCTGCCGCTGCCCTAGGCCCTAGCACCTCAACCTATCAGCCATCAGTGTCAGCGGGTAAAACCCAAAAGTTCCAAATCGGCTTCGCTACCAACAATAAAAATCACCAACTCCAAAAAAGCAGCATCAACCATAATGGCCCCGCATCCTCAGCCTCCGTGAAGTGCTCCGATAGCACACTAAACGCCAAATGCAACGAAATCTCTTCAAG aaacaacaacaggaaCCGGGGCAGTGCCATGTACAGTAATCAGGATCGAGACTTAATATCCACTCCCAACCGCGGAACTCATCCTCC ACGAACGCGGCCAACGCTTAAGCCATCGGGAATAATTGTATCAAAGGCTCAAGAGTTTGTGGATATATACCGTTACCCACCGTCCCGCCCTGACCCAATTTACCCACAGCCTACGCCAGATAAAACGGCAGCCAAATGCCGAAAGGACGTATGCCTTTTGCCTGACTGCTATTGCGGAGGAAAGGATATTCCTG GCGAGCTACCTGCTGAAAGCATTCCTCAGATCGTTCTCTTGACCTTTGACGATTCCGTTAATGACCTAAACAAGCAGTTGTACACGGATCTTTTTGAGAAAGGTCGCGTCAATCCAAACGGCTGTCCCATCACAGCCACTTTTTACGTTTCCCACGAGTGGACTGACTACAGTCAAGTGCAGAATCTTTACGCCGATGGACATGAAATGGCTTCGCATACAGTTTC TCACAGCTTTGGCGAGCAGTTCTCCCAGAAGAAGTGGACTCGTGAAATTGCCGGACAGCGTGAGATCCTTGCTGCGTATGGCGGTGTCAAGATGTCGGATGTTCGAGGCATGCGTGCTCCTTTCCTGTCGGTGGGCGGAaacaaaatgtacaaaatGCTGTACGACTCAAACTTCACTTACGACTCTTCCATGCCTGTCTACGAGAACCGACCACCCTCCTGGCCCTACACGCTCGACTACAAGATATTCCACGACTGCATGATTCCGCCTTGCCCGACCCGTTCTTATCCTGGGGTTTGGCAGGTACCCATGGTCATGTGGCAGGACCTTAACGGAGGCCGCTGTTCTATGGGCGATGCCTGTTCCAACCCCAGTGATGCAGATGGAGTGACAAAAATGATTATGAAGAACTTTGAACGTCATTACACTACAAACAG AGCACCATTTGGCTTGTTTTACCACGCTGCATGGTTTACCCAGCCCCATCACAAAGAGGGCTTTATTAAATTTCTCGATGCCATCAATGCAATGCAAGATGTGTGGATTATAACCAACTGGCAAGCACTACAATGGGTGCGAGACCCTACACCGATATCACGCATCAACTCATTCCAACCATTTCAGTGCGATTATTCG GATCGGCCCAAACGCTGCAACAACCCAAAAGTGTGTAATTTGTGGCACAAATCCGGCGTCCGGTACATGAAAACGTGTCAGCCATGCCCCGACATTTACCCCTGGACTGGAAAATCTGGAATCCGATCTTCCCGAATCGATAATGAAGTTGAAGAGCCGGCGGCGTAA